A single region of the Hyphomonas adhaerens MHS-3 genome encodes:
- a CDS encoding acyltransferase family protein, with product MTSGSTQKGGAAVQRYYVLDGFRGIAALIVVLYHYIGPENYPFLTNSYIALDMFFVLSGFVIYHSYANRLRRGMSAGTYINQRFARLAPTVAIGVLFGAVATLAYYNSIGREVDSTRFALVHAGNLLFIPGLVDYNVPATGIFELFPSNGPLWSIFFEFVASVCFIWFVRLRRRSMLIGSLACFLILFIGACYLTLTTGRLLTPGVGFAPQHFLLGFPRVFASFLAGMLIYALTQEAPKYLTRRLPVSRSLTAAFGIYGVMLAMLFFPFHMSGFYPFLGVAVLCPLLITVGARIQPQARWFNWVSDYLGQVSFPLYCIHVPVFLLVRTYLADAPWKVQVLLSLGVAFGASVLILALIESMRVRQNVTRLLKPVLG from the coding sequence GTGACCAGCGGATCGACACAAAAAGGCGGCGCGGCAGTCCAGCGCTATTACGTCCTGGACGGGTTTCGCGGCATCGCGGCGCTGATCGTGGTCCTGTATCACTATATCGGGCCGGAAAATTATCCCTTCCTGACCAACAGCTATATCGCGCTGGACATGTTCTTTGTTCTCAGCGGATTCGTGATCTATCACTCCTATGCGAACCGTCTTCGCAGGGGCATGAGCGCGGGCACATATATCAACCAGCGCTTCGCACGCCTCGCCCCCACCGTGGCGATCGGCGTCCTGTTCGGCGCCGTTGCAACGCTCGCCTATTACAATTCGATCGGACGAGAGGTCGATTCCACCCGTTTCGCCCTGGTCCATGCCGGAAACCTTCTCTTCATTCCGGGCCTGGTTGACTACAATGTCCCGGCGACCGGCATTTTCGAGCTCTTCCCCTCCAACGGGCCGCTCTGGTCGATTTTCTTCGAATTCGTGGCCAGCGTCTGTTTCATCTGGTTTGTGCGCCTGCGCCGCCGGTCCATGCTGATCGGCAGTCTCGCCTGCTTCCTCATCCTGTTCATCGGCGCCTGCTACCTGACGCTGACCACTGGCCGGTTGCTGACACCGGGGGTCGGATTCGCACCGCAACATTTCCTGCTCGGATTCCCGCGGGTGTTCGCATCCTTCCTGGCCGGCATGCTGATTTATGCGCTGACCCAGGAAGCCCCGAAATACCTGACGCGGCGGCTGCCGGTCAGCCGCAGCCTGACAGCGGCGTTCGGCATCTATGGTGTCATGCTGGCCATGCTGTTCTTCCCGTTCCACATGTCCGGCTTTTATCCGTTCCTCGGCGTTGCGGTGCTTTGCCCGCTGCTGATCACGGTCGGCGCGCGGATCCAGCCGCAAGCCCGTTGGTTCAATTGGGTGTCGGATTATCTGGGGCAGGTGTCTTTCCCGCTCTACTGTATCCACGTGCCGGTCTTCCTGCTGGTGCGGACCTATCTGGCTGACGCCCCGTGGAAGGTTCAGGTTCTGCTGTCGCTCGGCGTGGCGTTCGGGGCTTCGGTCCTGATCCTGGCCCTGATCGAATCCATGCGGGTCCGCCAGAATGTCACCAGACTGCTGAAACCTGTGCTGGGCTAG
- a CDS encoding UDP-2,3-diacylglucosamine diphosphatase, which yields MPSSRQKPRPDYKAIFISDVHLGSAGCQADALCAFMKTHTSEQLYLVGDIIDGWRMRKKWYWPQSHTNVVRRILTAAKRGTEVTYIIGNHDEFLRAFLQFRLAFGDIRVKNRALHDGEDGKRYLVVHGDMFDGMMRADRKWIMHLGDHAYNFLLWTNTKLNAIRRRLGMPYWSLSQALKKRTKRALNHIHNFEGHVADYCRRKGYDGAICGHIHVAEMRDIDGITYMNDGDWVESCSALVEHHDGRWELLHFQPHTVKADEPVAKEARIRAVA from the coding sequence ATGCCCTCCTCGCGTCAGAAGCCCAGGCCGGATTACAAGGCGATTTTCATCTCCGATGTGCATCTCGGCAGTGCCGGGTGCCAGGCAGATGCGCTGTGCGCGTTCATGAAAACGCATACATCCGAACAGCTCTATCTTGTCGGTGACATCATTGACGGCTGGCGCATGCGCAAGAAATGGTATTGGCCGCAGTCCCATACGAACGTCGTCCGCCGCATCCTGACGGCCGCCAAGCGCGGCACGGAAGTCACTTACATCATCGGCAACCATGACGAGTTCCTGCGCGCTTTCCTGCAGTTCCGGCTGGCCTTCGGCGATATCCGCGTGAAGAATCGCGCCCTTCACGATGGCGAGGACGGCAAACGTTATCTCGTCGTGCATGGCGACATGTTCGACGGCATGATGCGGGCTGACCGCAAATGGATCATGCACCTCGGCGACCATGCCTATAATTTCCTGCTGTGGACGAACACGAAGCTCAACGCGATCCGCCGCCGCCTCGGCATGCCTTACTGGTCGCTGTCGCAGGCCCTGAAGAAACGCACCAAGCGGGCGCTGAACCACATCCACAATTTCGAAGGTCATGTGGCGGACTATTGCCGCCGCAAGGGCTATGACGGCGCCATCTGCGGCCACATCCACGTTGCCGAGATGCGCGACATCGACGGTATAACCTACATGAACGATGGCGACTGGGTGGAGAGCTGCTCTGCCCTTGTCGAGCATCATGATGGCCGCTGGGAGCTGCTCCACTTCCAGCCGCACACCGTCAAGGCAGACGAGCCGGTCGCAAAAGAGGCCCGCATCCGCGCGGTGGCCTGA
- a CDS encoding HNH endonuclease encodes MAEVLTAPPSGRPALVLNADYRPLSYYPLSLWPWQEVVKAVFLDRVDVIAEYDYVVRSPSTEFRLPSVIALRDFVRQDRPPAFTRFNVFLRDGFQCAYCGAQDQLTFDHVTPRSKGGRTTWDNIVAACSPCNLKKGNKLLNQTDLHLLRRPFRPNNYQLQETGRRFPPNHLHETWMDYLYWDVELES; translated from the coding sequence ATGGCTGAGGTTCTCACAGCGCCGCCCAGCGGGCGGCCTGCACTGGTTCTGAATGCCGATTACAGGCCGCTTTCCTATTATCCGCTATCATTGTGGCCGTGGCAGGAAGTCGTGAAGGCGGTTTTCCTCGATCGTGTCGATGTTATTGCAGAATACGACTATGTCGTACGCTCTCCGAGCACGGAATTCCGCCTGCCGAGCGTCATCGCCCTGCGCGATTTCGTGCGTCAGGACCGCCCGCCGGCCTTTACCCGTTTCAACGTGTTCCTGCGCGACGGTTTCCAGTGTGCCTATTGCGGGGCGCAGGACCAGCTGACCTTCGATCATGTCACGCCGCGCTCGAAAGGCGGTCGCACGACCTGGGACAATATCGTTGCCGCCTGCAGCCCGTGTAACCTGAAAAAAGGCAACAAGCTGCTGAATCAGACAGATTTGCACCTGCTGCGCCGGCCTTTCCGGCCCAACAATTACCAGCTGCAGGAAACCGGCCGCCGATTCCCGCCCAACCACCTCCATGAGACGTGGATGGATTATCTCTACTGGGACGTCGAGCTGGAGAGCTGA
- a CDS encoding DNA-3-methyladenine glycosylase family protein, which produces MTAPSHAAIQAACEALSAIDPALARAHAAVGVPEWRTHEASFALLARTVVYQLVSTRAADAIWGRVGAFLGEVTPERVLTCDQEGLRACGLSRPKLSHMNTIAAAIADGALNLVRVEAADVDAARAELLAVKGIGPWTADLFLLYAAGKMDAFPHGDAALMEAHRRLGGYETRMTNKAFTAHAESWRPHRGVAAHLLWGWVNDERAKAGIPPA; this is translated from the coding sequence GTGACGGCGCCGTCGCACGCGGCGATCCAGGCGGCCTGCGAGGCCCTTTCCGCAATCGACCCTGCGCTGGCCCGGGCCCATGCGGCGGTCGGTGTGCCGGAATGGCGGACGCATGAGGCGAGCTTTGCGCTGCTGGCGCGCACCGTGGTCTACCAGCTTGTCTCCACCCGCGCCGCCGATGCGATCTGGGGCCGGGTGGGCGCCTTCCTCGGAGAGGTCACGCCAGAGCGCGTGCTGACCTGCGATCAGGAGGGCCTGCGGGCCTGCGGTCTCTCCCGCCCGAAACTTTCTCACATGAACACAATCGCTGCCGCCATCGCAGACGGGGCGCTGAACCTCGTCCGTGTCGAGGCGGCGGATGTGGATGCGGCGCGCGCGGAATTGCTGGCCGTGAAGGGAATCGGTCCGTGGACGGCGGACCTGTTCCTGCTCTACGCCGCAGGAAAAATGGACGCCTTCCCGCATGGCGATGCCGCGCTGATGGAAGCGCACAGGCGCCTTGGCGGCTATGAAACACGCATGACGAACAAGGCATTTACCGCGCACGCGGAAAGCTGGCGCCCGCACCGGGGCGTTGCGGCGCACCTCCTGTGGGGGTGGGTAAATGACGAGCGCGCAAAGGCCGGGATTCCGCCAGCCTGA
- a CDS encoding DUF2125 domain-containing protein, with protein MASPTPPKKRSRLGLFLPFVLLFLAIGAWSAWWHVARGRIDQAVDTWIAQQEARGAAFTYAGRHMGGYPFRFELVFDAPAYEGRPGEASWEGSRAEFVMQAWNLTHMIGRMPGHHVITGADGIRNSVDFDGHAAFSLSWNKAGLNRFGFQSGEAQALLAGQIYNLSNLSLNLAPRPESPDDLMVAIQWDKLALDAAPVGAPYLGTELGPSRLIGEVRGFFPAYEASGREINRVWPVMLETGGEVEVAQLLLDWGPLDLGAQANLTLANGRSNGAFKVRIENADELKQAMIDSGYWGQQEQIVFGTLEAASRDDGFLTLPVKDDTVFVGPVPLGKLPGSRP; from the coding sequence ATGGCGTCTCCCACCCCCCCGAAGAAACGGTCGCGCCTCGGCTTGTTCCTGCCCTTCGTGCTTCTTTTTCTCGCCATCGGGGCCTGGTCGGCCTGGTGGCATGTCGCTCGTGGCCGGATCGATCAGGCGGTCGACACATGGATCGCGCAACAGGAGGCCCGCGGGGCGGCCTTCACCTATGCCGGACGGCATATGGGCGGATACCCTTTCCGGTTCGAACTGGTGTTCGACGCGCCTGCCTATGAGGGCCGGCCGGGGGAAGCGTCCTGGGAAGGCAGCCGGGCCGAATTCGTGATGCAGGCCTGGAACCTGACCCACATGATCGGCCGGATGCCGGGCCATCACGTCATCACCGGGGCTGACGGTATCCGCAACAGCGTGGATTTCGACGGCCATGCGGCGTTCAGCCTGTCCTGGAACAAGGCCGGGCTGAACCGGTTCGGCTTCCAGTCCGGCGAGGCGCAGGCGCTGCTGGCGGGCCAGATCTACAATCTCAGCAATCTTTCGCTGAACCTCGCCCCGCGCCCGGAAAGCCCGGACGACCTGATGGTGGCGATACAATGGGACAAGCTGGCATTGGACGCGGCCCCTGTCGGGGCCCCTTATCTGGGTACGGAACTTGGGCCGTCCCGCCTGATCGGGGAAGTACGTGGATTCTTCCCGGCCTATGAGGCGTCCGGCCGGGAAATCAATCGCGTCTGGCCTGTGATGCTGGAGACCGGCGGCGAGGTGGAAGTCGCCCAGCTGTTGCTGGATTGGGGCCCGCTGGACCTCGGCGCGCAAGCGAATTTGACCCTCGCAAACGGCCGCTCCAACGGCGCCTTCAAGGTACGCATCGAAAATGCCGATGAGCTGAAGCAGGCGATGATCGATAGCGGCTATTGGGGCCAGCAGGAACAGATCGTTTTCGGCACGCTGGAAGCGGCCTCGCGCGATGACGGATTCCTCACGCTGCCTGTCAAGGACGATACGGTCTTCGTCGGCCCGGTGCCGCTGGGCAAGCTGCCCGGCAGCCGGCCGTGA